TATAtgttataattttattataatattatagtaaTTATAAtaccataataataatataatgtaGTAACATATTATGATGTTaacatataataatattataatataatgttaaacattattataatatttctattattattattattattattattattataattattattattatatgatACTGTTTTTTGGGTGCCTACTATTCAATTACAACCAACTCAAGTACAACCTATTAATTGCAAGCAATGAAATAGCCTATTAGCTAAGTTCATTGGCACCTCTTCCATCGGAGCTTATTGCCCTCACTTCAGTCCTTACCCAAGCTTTTATCCAtcttattgttaaaaaaaatagtggtTGTGCTTAGGTGTCATGCCCCGTAATCCCTAAAACAATGCCCTAGAGATCATGCACGACCTAAGatgaataatttttaaataattctaaaaatttaaatcaataaataatagtcaattaatccaactaaatAAAACTACTATGATCAAATAACTAATTTgttcaattacaaaatttttaaatattcaacGATGTTAGAAAGTAGgataaactaactaactaactaataacTGTAAAGCTTGAACTACATGCCCCACCCATCTGAAACTGTATCATGTgactctaaaaaaaattatagaagatGAATATGAGCTTATCCAGCCTAGTAAGAAAGCTCCAATCGCCAtaccaaaaataatataataataaaaataatcagaTAAATAATACtagataaaataattatcataACCATATTCGGAAAGCTTATTCAAAATAAGATGCACATATGTCATCAGTATTCAACTTATAAAAAGATATTATCTATATATACACATCAAGTTTATCTAATTATTCAATAACAGTTTCGTATGTCATGTCATCCATTTCTCATTATCTTAATACTATGTTCCATAACAAATATTTTTCtgactttggactaaccaagttcatgTCCTAGTCCAAGACTGATAAACAAAGTAACCACATGTAAGTCCTGtaagctatcccacgcgtaagctcgTGGAGGCTACTCCCACATATAAACTCGTGAAGGCTATCCCATGACTAGTTTAGTCCAAACCACTTCTTAGCAATCAGATTTTGTATGTCATCTttgtcaaatcaattctaattaaATTGTGTATTCTTCATAATTTCAAGGTAACTATTATCATAGCTCATATAGTCATATCTTCAATATTTGATATCCATATATAATAAACACAGAAGTTTGTCCATACCAGAAATCATATAAAACTTATCATCTCATGTAAAACCAAATCCATAGACACAAATCTCATGATGTAAATATGGTGGTACAAatcaataaatatgtatatatatactagTAATCAAGTGCAGGAATTCTTATATATACTGAAGACAAACTCAAATACAATAACCACTGATCCATTTTACAATCTACAAACTGGGGTGCAAAGTACTCCGCTCAAAACCTTCTTGCATAGACAACTCTCCTTTACAAAACCAAACTccatcatcaaaagaaaaattacataGTGGACTCGTAGCCTGGACCTTCTACTAGTGTCCACTAGGGGTCCATCACTAGATCCCTTGAATTCTTACTACCAGTCACTCTGGTCAACtagggagagaaaagagagagaaagaaagaatgaaagagaaagaaggaagaaagggaagagagggaaaggaagagagaagagaggaaaagagagagaatagagaGAAAACAAGAGGCGCTATgggagctctctctctctctctcttcctcaagATGGAAGAAAATCAGGGCGATCTAGCCAGCAGCAACCAAAGATGGCCTGGCTCAAATAGTGGCGGGCAAAGGCGGCCTTCAGCAATAGCATCACCAACAATGGTGGTCGGCAAGCGAAAAGGAGAGAAAGATCATCACAAAACAAATGCATCAAACTCGGCCTAGATCATGGCTATCTCCCTAATTGATGGTCACACAACCTTAGAGATCCTAGAAGACGGTGAAGAAAGGGGCCAAAATAGGACACCTCTGTTTCAAATGGAATCCCGATGATTCATCGGCTCAAATCAAGGTGGCAACGTctagaaaatcaaaaaaagaaagaggaagacgCATGAGGCGACTATTTTGGTCCAATGAAATAGTTCGACGACTTCTTCGATGGAAATCCAAAGAAGTATTCCAAAAAAGAAAGCTTGGAATGGACGGCGATCTCTCAAGaaattgatgatggagtttgtaagaggaggaggagacccTTAAATAAATGAGATCCTAGGGTTTTAGAAAAGTTTGGCTTGTCTCAAGACCCTCGGAGTTTGCTGGTGTCAAAGAGAAAGAAGGCTCCCAACCGAAGTCTTCTTTCTCTGCCCCTTATATGCATGGCACCCGTGCTCCAGTGGGACCAGGCCTCTTCATGCTGGCTCAACAATCCTAAAAGAAAACTTGGCTATTATAATAGGTTCTTCATATTTCAGTGCAAACATGTTTCATACCATGTAAGGATaggtaaattttttttaaaaaaatccaaagTGTTGTTGGCTaagattttttaagaaaatgaaaaataataaatattgttCATTATAGGTTACCAAAAcaccaagaaaagaaaataaattttggcTTGAAATAACTTGACACCTTATTAACACTCATTGAACCTCTTTGATTAAAATGGATTGTGCATAAGAAATCAAAGAAATGGTTATAACTTCATCTGCTCCATATGCAATCAACTCTATGAAATTATTTGATGCCATCCACTTTGTTCTCTAAGAAATCATTCTTATGCAAAATTTGTAGAACAAAGACTTTGCACTCCTAGTGATGGTTATTTAGGCTAACCCATGATCCTAGATAAGCATAAAAACAATTCCATGTAGATATCAAAGGATGAAGCTTTGAGTAGCCAATTTTTTCATGTAAACAAAAATGTTTctcttctaccaaaaaaaaaaaacccaaacatGTTTCTCATGTAGTCATAATTGTCTTGCTAGGAAAAATTAATGATAGGTGATTCTCTATTTTAGTTCATCCAAGCCTTATATGTATAAACTTAACATTATTGTTGCGATAGGGTTAGGTCTGATGCATATCTGGGCAACCAATGTATTATTTACCCTTGGATTTGCATTGAGATCCATGTGAAGAAAGCTTTTGATGCATTTCTCATGCGGATCCCATCCGATGCATGCTTTACACGTACATTGGTGCATATACAAGGACTAACATTACATTTGACAATCAATGGTCTCATGAgcgaacaaaaatcatatgggaCAGGTATCAGAGAAGAAAATATGGGGTAGGCTTcttattttaccatattttttcttgtgcccattttaaagaaaaaaccTAAAAGTTGGGGACTCCACCTACTAATTAAGCCAACTCAGTcttgtgattaaaaaaaaaaacaaaaaaaaaatcttgcacgacatcctctttttttcttattttcataACGTACTTTTCATCAATACATACTGCATGGTCAGATAATACATATCAAGCAAAGTAGTAATCTAGCAAGAAAATATGCACCTCTATATAAATCaatacataatttttagaacatGGTGTTCATCAAAATATAGTACACGGTCAGCTGATATACACTTAGTAAATTAATCATCCAGTAATCTTGTACACACTTCCAAATAAATTGATATACAGTCTCTAGAACATTATGTTCACCAATACATACTATATGATCAGAAAATACACACCCGCCGACTTTCTGATGCATGTTACAAGCTTCTTTGATAGACATCCGGTATCCAAATAATTGATACATATTTTCCAAAACATGTTTTTTTATCAGGACACTACATGACTTGGTCATCTAGTAAGCTAATATACACTACCAAATAAATCAATATACAATTTTCAGAATATGGTGTTCATCGGTTGCAGTACAAGGTTTTCTAGCTTTATTTAACATAAGAAATTATATACATATCATTCCATCGGTTCTATAAACTCTTTGGTGCAAAAATCTTAGAAAAGCAAGAGCAatttggaggaggagaaaggacttgaaaaggagaagaaagaccTCACGAACAAGAGAGACAACTTCTCAAAGAAGAGGATGGATGCATGGAGAGGtttgaaaaggaagaaagaggatgtCATGTGCGAATTCGTTTCcttctatcatttctttttataaaaaatcagAGGATTGATGACTCCTCATGAACGCAGGATACGAACTGCTCCCAACGCGGTTAGCCTTGTCATGCCTCCAACTGTGGGGTAGATTTGAAAATGTAAGGGCAGACCGGAAGTTTTCAAGTGTAACGGGGGATGGATGGCCCCTCAAAAAAATAAGAGACGGATTATATGGACTCTTCAAAATGAGTGTTTAGTCAATTAGTGTTTTCCTTTACACTTCGTTCTTAGCTAGTAGAGACTTTGTCTGTTACTTGGTAAAACTAATCCAGTGCTCTCGTCAAACTAGGCTAGCATGGAATTAAAACGCAAGTTCTTTTGCCTACTTCACTTGTGGTCCTATCGAGCATGCCAGAATAGTAGGGGATTATATGTTGATTTAAAGTCCACATACAGTAATCCAAGAAAACAATTTGAAcctggaaaaggaagagaagccCAGCCAACTTAGATCACATGAATCCCTTAAATTGGATAAAGCTAGAACTCCAAACTGGTCTGCTATACATTTGACAACAACATATCCGGCCTCTGTATTGTATTGTAATTTGCAAGAGAATCAAATTTTTGTATCAAAATTCGTTCAAATTTCTAGGTACGGACATCAGCCTTATGCGACATTGGGTTAATGATCAAGTTTTCTATGAAAAATGCACGTTTAGTTGCTACGCATATAACCTGCTTTAGAAATTTGGTTTcatattttagaaattaaaagtAGATCCTAATATCGGAAAAATAAgttttatagaaaatactttatatatatatataagagtaCAACGGCCACTCATCCTACTCTACTGTAGGAGCAGCCAACAGAATCAAGGCCTACAATCTGGCTCGGAGGGAAAGGGGCGGGGTGGCGCcctcgtgttgcacccctttatatttttcataaaatctGTTTTACACGGAATTATGTGCTGCCTGAAAAataagttttattgaaaatatttcatttatatttttcataaaatctGTTTTACCCAGGATTATGTGCTATGTGAATATTTCTTGTACTCGGGTTCATAAACGATCAAGCTATCCCTTATGAGTGGTGGAAAATTTTACGGATAAATAATCCATATTATATTTTGAGTACTTCATTCTAAACTTCATGCACGACGTGCTTCCTGATTTGTTGAATCACTTTACGGGCTGCAGTGTAGCAATTTTATCACGCTACCAAGTTCATACCCTCCAAAGAAGGCTTGTGGTTGCATAACATTCTTTTGTACCACATTGATCAAAAAGCACTAGTTGGTTGTGTAGTTGTGTACCGCTAGACTGCACTACCAAATACAATATTCACAATGGCCAGCCAATACATCCACTTCATGCAGCCTCCAAGAACTCTCAACATTCTCCTTGTGAATAGAAAACAACATTGAAAGCCACCAAACcaatttaaaaagaaatgaaaaacacGACATGAGGTTCCACATCACGCATTCCATGCAAGTTGAACAtttgggggggagggggggaggggggagagagagagagagagagagagagagagagagagagagagccaggCAAACAGTACCACACCACCAAGACCACCTTTTTCCTTTCTCCACTGATATATGGAGGATGTTTTTCTAACTAAGCTTTgagttttttattatttctcttCAGATAATCATAGTATTAGGGTTCCATGGCTGTCCTAGCAGCCTCCTTTTTCTATCTCTAGCTTTTCTCCATGCATGAGAGCAGCCAGCCACTAAATCCCTAAACACTGTTTCAGCATCAGCCTTAGAAGCTTAAAGGTTAAGGAACTCTCTCCAAACCCCATCTACTCAGCCAACGCTACCATAAAAAATACAGACaccagaaaagaaaagaaataaaccccccctccccctccctccttttcttttccttctcttctctctatGTCTCCCCTCCTTTCCTCTCCCTTCGACTTCTTGTGGATGTGATTCTCCACCATCTCCAAACCCCATCAtccttaaaaaacaaaaagagaagaagaagaaagaagaagaaaaagaccaTGGTTTTTTCCTCAGTTCCAGTCTATCTTGATCTCCCCAACTGGAACCAGGTGAGTTTCTTCCCCTTCTCTCCTCCCCTTATTTCCAAACTTCTCGCCCCAAGCTTCTTCATCAAAAAAgcagattaaaaagagtgaaatATTCCCACCCTTTTCCCCATCTCTTCTTGAATAtaccatgttttttttttcttctctttcttaatcttttttttatgtatatttttcctcttttctaTTTGCACATATATATAGCAGCAAGCTCATCAGCCACCAAGCGCTAGCGGTGGCAGCGGTGGCGAGGCCCACCAGCTCCCTCCAGGGTTGGCCGCGCCACGCCCTGAGGCCGGGATGGCAGCCGGGTCAGCGAGGCCCGTTTCGATGACCGACAGGGCTCGCCTTGCTAAGATCCCTCAGCCTGAGCCGGCCCTCAAGTGCCCGCGCTGCGACTCCACCAACACCAAGTTCTGCTACTTCAACAACTACTCCCTGTCGCAGCCTCGCCACTTTTGCAAGACCTGCCGCCGCTACTGGACTCGCGGCGGCGCCCTTCGCAATGTTCCCGTTGGCGGTGGCTGCCGCCGCAACAAGCGGACCAAGTCTTCCGGGAGCTCCTCAAAATCCTCCACCACTGCTGATCGCCAGGCCGCCAACGCCTCCTCCTCGTCGTCCTCCACTGCCACAAGTGCCGGCTGCGCAATTCTTCCGAGCATCGCCCCGCCAACCCAGTTGCCCTTCATGGCCTCCTTGCACCCTTTGGCCGACTATGGTGGTTCCTCCAATCTCGGGCTGAGCTTTACCGGGATCCATCCCATCGAGCAGCTGGATTATCAGGTGGGGAGCAGCTCGAGCATCGGCCTCGAGCAGTGGAGGCTGCAGCAGATCCAGCAGTTCCCTTTCCTAGGAGGACTGGAGGCCCCACCGCCGCCACCAGCACAACCGGTGCCGGGACTGTACCCTCTCGATGAAGAAAGTGGGGGCGAGGGCTTCGCCGGTCAGTTCCTTCCAAAGTTGTCAGGCTCCGGGCTAATCTCGCAACTGGCGTCGGTGAAGATGGAGGACAACTCTCAGCGGCTCAATTTGCCGAGGCAATATCTGGCTGTCCCCGGGAATAATCAGTACTGGGGTGGCGGCGCCGGCGCCGGCACGGCCAGTGGTGGCAGCGCCGGGTGGACAGGGGATCTCTCGGGCTTCAACTCTTCAACTTCAGGCAATATCTTGTAATTCCCAGTTCTTATTTAGTGGTTCTTGCGTTAACCCTCGCCCTGGATGCTTAATTTTTGCAATGGCTtcggagaagaaagaagcactTGTTTGCTACAACCTTTAATGTACTCGCGTTAAAGGCTACTGAAGAAGCTAGGAATGGTAGGTCAGTTTCTTGTTTCCGGGCGAATATATTGGGCTGGTTTTTAGATTTCTGTATCCTTCCTTTGTATCTTACAGAATGCCTACAGACGTGGTGCATGAGTTTGATATCTCTGACATCGAGAGTTGCTTCTTAAAAAAATGGACATGAGCAATGTATGTTACTTCATTGTCTTGAATAGCTTCTTGTTAACACTAGACCTATTACTACTGCCATGTGACGAGAAACTATTAGATTTGCTCCTGTGTTTGTGGATGTAGTTTACTTGATGATTAAGTCTTCTTCATCTTACGAAACCACATATAGAGACTGATTTATTCTTCATTGTTTTAAGCTAGCCTCTTTGGATCGTCATAGATAAAGCAGGGTCAGATATAATTTCTCTCACCCAAATAGTTAACCAATACATTGGAAAGTTTAGCTATtctgcgtttttttttttttttatgaaccaGGAGCTATTCTGCCATGTTGAAATGTATGTGATCTACAGTGGCAATATTATTGGCATCATGATATTTAAAGTTTCGGTCTTCCAGAAGACAGCAAATGTGAGTAGCTAGAACAGTCATAGATTATCTTACCATAGCTACGACCTGAAGCCTactggtctctctctctctctctctccccccctccgtccctccctctctcctctctctccatgCAAAATCCTGAATATATACGAAGTTTAAACTGGAGAACTGGCTCAGGATGGGCACATATTCTCCTTTCGAGGCTTTTCTTTACTGGAAATACGAGTGCATTCCGGAAGTGAAAGTTCTGAAAACAAGTATCATTTCTCCTCTTTCGAGAGATTGTCTGATTGAACAATCGCATTGGAAGAAGTTTCTAAACAGGTCTCGACTGCCACTTCCTGGTTCCCCGTGCATAATTTTTACCGACTGCTTTGCTCGTATTTGCCATCAATACCATGTCCCCACATTGGAGGCTGAGAAGTATGTACATTTTGGAATTCAAAATAATAACTACCTCCTCAGTCAGTTGTAGTCAAAGAATTTTGCCATCACCCATATCGATGCTGCCTGCCTTCAGATTTCTAGAGTTTTGAAGCCTATTCTTGACTGGcaagtgatattctcttcttcCACTTTGTCTTTTCTTGGTTCTGATTTATATAATGCCTTCCCATGGTCTCTAGATTCTAtactatatgtgtatatatatatgtttgcgTTTTGAGGTCTTATATTTCCACATTACAAGCACCGTTTTGTGAAATGGAACTTATATTTATTCTATATCGATCCTTGCAAATCCACCAAGAGATCCTGGTTGCTGTCCTTCATTTTAATTAGGAAGGTTCTTTTCTCTACATTTTGCTACAAAATTTATGTAAGCGCAAAACTACGAAGTCCCAAACATCCATAAATCGCACAGGCACACAACACCTTATGTGAGAGACAGAGAGACAAGCACTTTATATCGGCATATACGCTGTTAGATTTGGTATGGGTTCTGCCTCGAATCAGAAGAACCCTCTAGGCTCTAGCTAGTTATCCTTTTGACTACAGTTTTAGATTTTAATATTGCACATATATTCATGTAACCTCCTGGTTGGGTTGGGGGGGGTGAACAAAAGCCGAGATCTCACAAAAATTCATGCAGCCCAAAAAATTCTTTcattagaataacctaagaccAAAGCCAGCCATGGAAGGAGCACACACATGCACTGAAACAAGagaaagggaagggaaggatcGCGGAAATGATAGCTAAAGGTGAAATCCCCAGAAAATCCCTGTTGGTTTACCTGTCGCTGTCGAAGGGGAATCTGGTTTTACGTCTGCTTTCGCGACGTCCAATGCAGGCTCTGTTGGAGGGAATAAAGCGACCAAACCAAGCCCATGTATACactgaaaaagagagagagaaatcctCCCTTGTGTTATCCTGAGCAGACGACAGCAATATGATATAAATGGAAACCAAAATCGATGGGGGGCTAGAGAGAGAGGGTTGTACGTACAACTGAACAAGTGGTAGGGTGCAACACAAAACAGGCTTCCTTGAAGGAAGGGAGGTGAGCATCAGTATACTCATAGTTATGGGGCGATATCTGAGGATATTTTTGtttagagaggaggagaagggtgtTGTGGTGTGGGAGAAGTGATGGCAGCTTTAACTTTTTTGAATGGGCTCCTGTAAGGGTCTTTTATGTTGGTTTCTCCTTTAGTACATAGCTTACAGggcgagagagggagggagagagaaggtggAGGGGGCCCCGAGAATCCATGCCGGCTCACGTTGCCTCGCATGAGCTCAATCATGTTCCTAATCGTGAGTGATCCATCAACAGACACCTCAGGTATTGCATTCGAAGATGACATGACACATTGTTTATGATATCAAAATACTAGTTATAAGGCTAAACAAGGACGATCTCTCTTCCAGTGTTTTCATGGGTTGTAATGAATTTGTTGGCTCAAAGAAGTTTATTTTAATCATTCTGTAAAGAAATTCATGCTTGAAGTGCTATATATATACGGTTCGATGGTAAATATTTAATAAAGTATCGCAGGGTCCAAGAACCAATTAAATCTTGATGATTAATGCGGTTTGTTGCATTGTACGTCTACACCTACGTGCAAACGAAGACTGCAAGTCAAGTACTTAATTCCTTctttcaaaaacaaaagaatgGTGCATGGGGAATGACTTAAGGTGCATAACATAtgcttattatattttaattgtgGCTTTGCAGAACGTTAATGATGGCTCGATCGGCACTTGAAATCATTACCTTAAAGTTGCAAAGAACGTTGTCAAGTGGCAGAACTATAAGCTTGAACCTTGTGACACATGATTGCGTTAATTATTAAATTTTCTACTACTTGCTTCTGTCTAGCAATGACGAAATTTCGCTAGCGTCTGTGTTGAAAACAACCCTATGAAAGACATTTTTATGATGTTGTATATGGCCTTATCAAGGACTTTTATATGTCACACATACTTAAAAAATCTAATATTCATTCAGATTTTCTCAGATATCTTTTACGTACAGTAGTCATTTGGCTTTCCTCTTTCATGACCTACGTGAGAACATCACCCATATCTAAGATACTGTTCACGAGGTCATGTTTCGAATCCTTCTTGAATTCTCCCAACCTTGAAGAGCGATCAAAAATTAAACAGGATAAAGTCTGGTGTCTCCTCCACTTTGATGTGATTACTGGAATCTTCAGTGTTGGAGCGACTGAGAAGACCCTTCGCAtcgttttatatatatatatattgaagggAAGACCTTCACATTGAAGGTCTTCCCTTCAATATGATCCGGTTAGCATAGATGGCTTGTATGGTTCTCTTAATGTTTTCAGAGATGGTTTGTTTTCATTTGCCCCATCGACTAATAAAATGCAGCAAAGCAAGCTTTGACTGTGCTTTAGTGGGTGTGCTTTATCGGAACAAAGGAGTTGGTAACAATTGCATgcgttatattttttttggttaaaagcGGCTACTCATTTCATATAATTCTGACGTGAGTACACCCAGCCATATCGCGGGACAGTAAGAGATACAAGGAAGGATGGACGTCCGACACAGACGTCCACAGAAAATTTCCGGAGTGCCGGGCTACAAAGGAGGCGATCCAGTCTGCAGCTCTGTTCGCCTCCCTAAACACATGTCCAATCTGAACCTCACCCATCAATCGCACCAACCCACGGATCTCCCGAACCAGGGGGTGGCCATCTCCAAAACGATCCGCTCCTCGAATCCAGTCAATAACCACAGAAGAGTCACCCTCGAGGCATACCCTCTCCACACCAAGAACATGCCATGCATAGGATATACCCTCCCATGCCGTCTGCAACTCAGCCCCAACCACTGTGAGACCCGGCGTACGCCGCCCTCCTGCTGCTATCATCCTCCCCAGatggtccctgatcacaaatccgATCCCTCCAGTCACACCATCTGCTGACCGACTACCGTCGAAATTTACCTTGAGAAagccagggggtgggggtacccaagaaacaagggcaaACCGGGGCGCTGAAACAGCGTGACAAGTACCCCAGATGTTCCTGGCTAACCCAGAAGAAAACCCGACGGTAGCCGCAAGAACCTCCCTCGCAGATAGCATCGCTCTGTCTACCACCATCCTCGGAGACGACCTCCTCCCCTCGAAAAGACCGGCATTCCTGTCCAGCCATTGCATGCGTTATATCGGAAGTACAAGTTTATGGACATTTCTAGGGGGATGAGAACTTGGGATCGTTTTGTTTCCTTGAAAAGGATTAAACAACTCTCGAAGAGGGTGAGAATGTACGGTTTTACCTGAATGgtgacatttttattgtattttctTAGAGATGGAGGgaggacccaaaaaaaaaaaggaacttaACACCAGGTTCTTAAATTGTTTAACTGTCATTTTATATTTAACATTTACACAATTAATATTGTAGTTTAGTTCATTGGATACAATTAGATTAGCATTTTCCAGAGCTGTCTTTATATACAATTATACCCATTTTGAAGATAGTTACACATAAAATGGCCATCAAAATCAAAAGGTGGGAATATGATTTTCAATcaacataaattaaatataaaatggtAATCCAAGGGATGGACCTCAAttacaataaaaaaagaagggacCAATTATATTTTGCATTCCAGTTACCAATGATTCACCTACCATAATCTTTCTCCAACAATACTCCTCCCCGCCCTATAATAGGAATCGGATCGGCGACATTTTTTGAATAAAAGAACTAGACCAATGCCTTGAGCTAAGCCTTGGACAATTGATCTGTCAAgatagaggagaagagaagatgaAGATCTTTTCTTACTAAGTAGAAACCATCCATAGCCTACCTTTATAAGAAGGTGGCTATCGTATACAGCTCATGTAAAGTTACAACGGCTATATTACAACGGCTATATTATCAGGTCATGTCACTAGCTAAGCAATATACAGCTAAGCTAACATCCtccctcaaactcaagatgggAGTGAAGCTAACATGATCTACAATTCTTATTGCCCTCTAAATACATAAAACTGACTCTGGCTTAGTGACATGCATGCATACCTGCATCAGTTAAAAGAATACAACCCTGGTTTGCCGTTTACTAATTTGCCTCAATCAACTTTCAGTCCAAATTAACTCCCAAGGCGCAATAGAGCTCTTGCAAAGTATAGCACTACTTGCTCTTTCCAGAACAAGTCTTCTGCCATCTCTCTGAATGGCTTTTATCACCCACCCAGGCCAACTTAGGCAAAGTTGTGCAGAGCTCTAAAGAAACCCAACAATCTAATGGCCTAAGATACGTGTTTTCCAACTCTAAAGGAAGCCTGGCCCACCTCGGTCAAAAGTTTAGAAAAAAGTAGGAAGAATGAGCCATGAGTGTTCTACTCATTTGTCACCTCTCATTACCAAATCCTTCGCCAGCAAAAAGTTGAAAGAGAGGATGCTTGTGcttgttttctttctcttctctctcctcgtcAACTCTATTTAGTAGGCCAAGGCTTACAAACCATTGAAGGGCCCTTGCGATGGGCCAGTTGGGGTTTTGCATCCACTTTATTCCGTGGAAGAAAAGTCATCGTTGCGACCACCTGACGCAACAGTGATGTCTCGGGCCTCCAACGAGAGGCTCCTACTTACGTTCAGATAGTAGGCCCATTGGAATATTAAAACAAGCACTAAAACAGAGGCTTGCTCATAGCTTCTACTTACCAGCCAATCCTCATTGGAATGCCTTTCACATTCAAGCACACCAAACAACTTAGCTCGTCTTATGGCCATCAATCATCATAGAAAGTGAAGAAACTGACAGAGTGACCAAGGAAGCTCAGAAGATTGGATCTACACTAGTATTTATTGTCGTCCTGACTGTATTGCCTTCAAAGAGGAGTTACATGGTTGTTtgggattttttctttttttctttttttttttggctttaaaACTCCACTAGGTAACGTCGATTTTGGCCTTATATTTAAATACATTAAGTTAGAGTCATAGGCGGCATACGATTCAGCATTATATGGTCAAAGATTGAGGGATGATACTTTGGATTGGCTCAGCAGCATGTTGTTCGGATCAGTCCATGAACACAAGCAGCTATTCATGAATTTGGAGTTGCACAACAGGGCACAATTTAGTTAAGAAAAAGCTTCTTTATTTAAGATTTTTGACCTTTTTGTCTATCAAAACTAAGCAAATCCACAACCACATAGTATGCC
The Phoenix dactylifera cultivar Barhee BC4 chromosome 3, palm_55x_up_171113_PBpolish2nd_filt_p, whole genome shotgun sequence DNA segment above includes these coding regions:
- the LOC103716512 gene encoding dof zinc finger protein DOF5.1-like isoform X1; the encoded protein is MVFSSVPVYLDLPNWNQQQAHQPPSASGGSGGEAHQLPPGLAAPRPEAGMAAGSARPVSMTDRARLAKIPQPEPALKCPRCDSTNTKFCYFNNYSLSQPRHFCKTCRRYWTRGGALRNVPVGGGCRRNKRTKSSGSSSKSSTTADRQAANASSSSSSTATSAGCAILPSIAPPTQLPFMASLHPLADYGGSSNLGLSFTGIHPIEQLDYQVGSSSSIGLEQWRLQQIQQFPFLGGLEAPPPPPAQPVPGLYPLDEESGGEGFAGQFLPKLSGSGLISQLASVKMEDNSQRLNLPRQYLAVPGNNQYWGGGAGAGTASGGSAGWTGDLSGFNSSTSGNIL
- the LOC103716512 gene encoding dof zinc finger protein DOF5.1-like isoform X2 encodes the protein MVFSSVPVYLDLPNWNQQAHQPPSASGGSGGEAHQLPPGLAAPRPEAGMAAGSARPVSMTDRARLAKIPQPEPALKCPRCDSTNTKFCYFNNYSLSQPRHFCKTCRRYWTRGGALRNVPVGGGCRRNKRTKSSGSSSKSSTTADRQAANASSSSSSTATSAGCAILPSIAPPTQLPFMASLHPLADYGGSSNLGLSFTGIHPIEQLDYQVGSSSSIGLEQWRLQQIQQFPFLGGLEAPPPPPAQPVPGLYPLDEESGGEGFAGQFLPKLSGSGLISQLASVKMEDNSQRLNLPRQYLAVPGNNQYWGGGAGAGTASGGSAGWTGDLSGFNSSTSGNIL